In Chondrinema litorale, one genomic interval encodes:
- a CDS encoding IS701 family transposase, whose translation MDKSLYISYLLHTHGNYTCTHMAAHSMDVSHDQVTRFLAHSKFTSSDLWDIVKGHLQDSADSFILVDDSVQAKRYSRYIELAKRQYSGNEHGLVNGINLVNMVHSNGIDGDYYPIDYRIYHPETDKKTKNDHFQEMFTRMTMRKDLKAKKILFDSWYASMDNLKLVHRSGWTFFTTLKSNRQVSLSRDTGMQAVGTVELSGRQLLEGVQVKLKKYPYPVKLFKIVSLNGDIEWVITNDLSDRMNVFEAENESQIRWQIEQFHREYKQLTGSEKCQCRKAISQRNHLACCYQAWIGLKLLAKQLKTTLYQIKVLPFSNYLKQILANPIIIFNLNA comes from the coding sequence ATGGATAAATCTCTGTACATATCATATCTTCTCCATACTCACGGGAATTATACCTGTACCCACATGGCAGCCCATTCTATGGATGTCAGTCATGACCAAGTCACACGTTTTCTAGCCCATTCTAAATTTACCTCTTCCGACCTGTGGGATATTGTCAAGGGCCATCTCCAAGATAGCGCAGACTCATTTATCCTTGTCGATGACAGTGTTCAGGCAAAGAGGTATTCCCGGTATATAGAATTGGCCAAAAGGCAGTACTCAGGCAATGAGCATGGCCTAGTCAATGGGATCAATCTGGTAAACATGGTACACAGCAATGGCATTGATGGGGATTACTATCCTATCGATTACCGAATCTACCACCCAGAAACGGATAAGAAGACCAAGAATGACCATTTCCAGGAGATGTTCACCCGAATGACCATGCGTAAAGACCTGAAAGCCAAAAAGATACTTTTTGACAGCTGGTATGCTTCCATGGACAACCTTAAGCTTGTGCACAGAAGCGGCTGGACATTCTTCACTACCCTGAAGAGCAACCGCCAAGTCAGCCTATCCAGAGACACAGGGATGCAGGCTGTGGGCACAGTCGAGCTTTCCGGTAGGCAACTGCTGGAAGGCGTACAGGTCAAACTCAAAAAATACCCTTACCCCGTCAAATTATTCAAGATAGTCTCCCTAAACGGGGACATTGAATGGGTGATCACAAATGATCTATCGGACAGGATGAATGTATTTGAGGCCGAAAACGAATCCCAGATCAGATGGCAGATTGAGCAGTTCCACAGGGAATACAAACAGCTTACAGGCTCTGAGAAGTGCCAATGCCGAAAGGCAATCTCCCAGAGGAACCATCTAGCTTGCTGCTACCAGGCTTGGATAGGGCTGAAACTCCTTGCAAAACAGTTGAAAACAACACTCTATCAAATCAAAGTACTTCCGTTCAGCAACTATCTTAAACAGATTCTTGCTAATCCTATTATCATTTTTAACTTAAATGCGTAA
- a CDS encoding response regulator, giving the protein MSYLEKCKEDVNIRPLKFILLDLMMPLMDGFDFLEEYERYYYPVYPQLPLIVISSTLNSADKNRVLSFPFVTKFVEKPFSRSIVQAYL; this is encoded by the coding sequence ATTTCATATTTAGAAAAATGTAAAGAAGACGTGAACATACGGCCACTTAAGTTTATCTTATTAGATTTGATGATGCCATTGATGGACGGGTTCGATTTTTTGGAAGAATATGAAAGGTATTATTACCCTGTTTATCCTCAATTGCCATTAATTGTAATAAGTAGCACACTGAATTCAGCAGATAAAAATAGAGTATTATCCTTTCCGTTTGTTACAAAGTTTGTAGAAAAACCATTTAGCAGAAGTATAGTACAAGCGTATTTATAA